The Streptomyces achromogenes genome window below encodes:
- a CDS encoding SsgA family sporulation/cell division regulator — MSVVEQYARAHIVTDADQVEEERTAVPVVLRYDPDSDPRSVRVGLPDRHEWTFSRTLLEQGLRAPAGTGEVRVWPCGRVQAIVEFHSAHGVSVVQFESKTLVRFLRRTYTATTAKASATARRQPVSH, encoded by the coding sequence ATGTCTGTAGTCGAACAGTACGCGCGAGCCCATATCGTCACGGACGCCGACCAGGTCGAGGAGGAACGGACGGCCGTTCCCGTCGTCCTGCGCTACGACCCGGACAGCGATCCCCGCTCGGTGCGGGTCGGACTGCCCGACCGGCACGAGTGGACGTTCTCCCGCACGCTCCTCGAACAGGGCCTGCGCGCCCCGGCCGGCACCGGAGAGGTCCGGGTGTGGCCGTGCGGGCGGGTCCAGGCGATCGTGGAGTTCCATTCCGCGCACGGCGTCTCGGTCGTCCAGTTCGAGTCGAAGACGCTCGTGCGGTTCCTGCGCCGCACCTACACGGCCACCACCGCCAAGGCCTCGGCCACGGCACGCCGGCAACCCGTCAGTCACTAG
- a CDS encoding energy-coupling factor ABC transporter permease, whose amino-acid sequence MHVPDGFIDAPTSAVTGVVAAGAIAVSLRGARRELDDRTAPLAGLVAAFIFAVQMLNFPVAAGTSGHLLGGALAAILVGPFTGVLCVSVVLLMQGVLFADGGLTALGVNITDMAIVTTVVAYAVFRGLVKVLPRTRRSVTAASFVAAVLSVPAAAVAFTFLYWIGGTTDVAIGKVATAMIGVHVLIGIGEAVITALTVGAVLAVRPDLVHGARDLRQTLRLRVNGELVDAPAAGSAPAGSAVPVAARTSRRTLWATGLVTSLVLAGFVSYYASASPDGLEKVAADKGIDAKTGKHAASDSPLADYGVKDVTNARLSGGLAGVIGVGVTVVGGSAVFWAVRRRRGADASPTAVENV is encoded by the coding sequence GTGCACGTACCCGACGGATTCATCGACGCCCCGACCTCCGCCGTGACCGGTGTGGTCGCCGCCGGCGCCATCGCCGTGAGCCTGCGCGGTGCGCGCCGTGAGCTCGACGACCGGACCGCGCCGCTGGCCGGCCTCGTCGCGGCCTTCATCTTCGCCGTGCAGATGCTCAACTTCCCCGTCGCGGCGGGGACCAGCGGCCATCTGCTCGGCGGTGCGCTCGCCGCGATACTCGTCGGCCCCTTCACCGGGGTCCTGTGCGTCTCCGTGGTCCTGCTCATGCAGGGCGTCCTCTTCGCCGACGGCGGACTCACCGCCCTCGGCGTGAACATCACCGACATGGCCATCGTGACGACGGTCGTCGCGTACGCCGTCTTCCGGGGCCTGGTGAAGGTGCTGCCGCGCACCCGCCGGTCCGTCACGGCCGCGTCCTTCGTCGCCGCCGTGCTGTCCGTGCCCGCCGCCGCCGTGGCCTTCACGTTCCTGTACTGGATCGGCGGCACCACCGACGTGGCCATCGGCAAGGTCGCCACCGCCATGATCGGCGTGCATGTGCTGATCGGCATCGGCGAGGCCGTGATCACCGCGCTGACCGTGGGCGCCGTGCTCGCCGTGCGTCCGGACCTCGTCCACGGCGCGCGCGACCTGCGCCAGACCCTCCGGCTGCGGGTGAACGGCGAACTCGTCGACGCCCCGGCGGCCGGCAGCGCGCCCGCCGGGTCCGCCGTCCCGGTGGCGGCGCGCACGTCCCGGCGCACGCTGTGGGCGACGGGCCTGGTCACCTCCCTCGTACTGGCCGGATTCGTCAGCTACTACGCCTCCGCGAGCCCCGACGGCCTGGAGAAGGTCGCCGCCGACAAGGGCATCGACGCCAAGACCGGGAAGCACGCGGCCTCCGACTCCCCGCTCGCCGACTACGGCGTCAAGGACGTGACGAACGCCCGCCTGTCCGGCGGCCTCGCCGGCGTCATCGGCGTCGGCGTGACCGTCGTCGGGGGCAGCGCGGTGTTCTGGGCGGTGCGCAGGCGACGCGGCGCCGACGCGTCCCCCACGGCCGTAGAGAACGTCTGA
- a CDS encoding MarR family winged helix-turn-helix transcriptional regulator encodes MTDEEPAADRSLLLLDEQLCFALYAAQRAVTAAYRPLLDELGLTYPQYLVLLVLWERGETRVKDLASALRLDYGTMSPLLKRLEAAGLVRRERSAHDERSVLVACTGPGEELKKRAERVPGALLASTGLGTAEVARLREELWGLAERAHPTADPRPPGPTSVPTR; translated from the coding sequence GTGACTGACGAGGAACCCGCCGCCGACCGCTCACTGCTGCTCCTCGACGAGCAGCTCTGCTTCGCGCTGTACGCGGCTCAGCGCGCGGTGACGGCCGCCTACCGGCCGCTGCTGGACGAGCTGGGCCTGACCTACCCGCAGTACCTCGTACTGCTGGTGCTGTGGGAGCGCGGCGAGACGAGGGTCAAGGACCTGGCGTCGGCGCTGCGGCTGGACTACGGCACGATGTCACCGCTGCTGAAGCGCCTGGAGGCGGCGGGGCTGGTGCGCCGGGAGCGTTCGGCGCACGACGAGCGGTCGGTGCTGGTGGCGTGCACCGGCCCCGGCGAGGAGCTGAAAAAGCGTGCGGAGCGCGTCCCGGGGGCGCTGCTCGCGTCGACGGGGCTGGGGACGGCGGAGGTCGCGCGGCTGCGCGAGGAGCTGTGGGGCCTCGCGGAGCGGGCGCACCCGACGGCGGACCCGCGCCCGCCAGGACCCACCTCCGTGCCCACCCGGTAA
- a CDS encoding energy-coupling factor ABC transporter ATP-binding protein codes for MDSVTDVTPSPGLTASPDVPASPDVPASPDVPASPDVPASLDVAGLAFAYPDGHQALFGVDFSVARGERVALLGPNGAGKTTLVLHLNGILTGGTGTVTVAGLPVDKRHMAEIRRKVGIVFQDPDDQLFMPTVREDVAFGPAAAGLKGAVLEARVDHALAQVGMAEFKDRPPHHLSFGQRRRVAVATVLAMEPEILVLDEPSSNLDPASRRELADILRGLDVTVLMVTHDLPYALELCPRALVLSEGVIAADGPTGELLADDALMRAHRLELPFGFDPRSATMGA; via the coding sequence ATGGACTCTGTGACTGACGTGACGCCATCGCCCGGCCTGACGGCATCCCCCGACGTACCGGCATCCCCCGACGTACCGGCCTCCCCCGACGTACCGGCCTCCCCCGACGTGCCGGCCTCCCTCGACGTGGCCGGACTGGCCTTCGCCTACCCCGACGGGCACCAGGCCCTGTTCGGCGTGGACTTCTCCGTCGCGCGCGGGGAGCGGGTCGCGCTGCTCGGGCCGAACGGCGCCGGCAAGACGACGCTCGTGCTGCACCTCAACGGCATCCTGACCGGCGGAACCGGCACGGTGACGGTGGCCGGACTGCCCGTGGACAAGCGGCACATGGCCGAGATCCGGCGCAAGGTCGGCATCGTCTTCCAGGACCCGGACGACCAGCTGTTCATGCCGACCGTCCGCGAGGACGTGGCGTTCGGACCGGCGGCGGCCGGACTGAAGGGGGCCGTGCTGGAGGCGCGGGTCGACCACGCGCTTGCGCAGGTGGGCATGGCGGAGTTCAAGGACCGTCCGCCGCACCATCTCTCCTTCGGGCAGCGGCGCCGGGTGGCCGTCGCGACGGTCCTCGCGATGGAGCCGGAGATCCTCGTCCTGGACGAGCCGTCCTCCAACCTCGACCCTGCCTCGCGCCGCGAACTGGCCGATATCCTGCGGGGGTTGGACGTCACGGTGCTCATGGTCACCCATGACCTGCCGTACGCCCTGGAGCTCTGCCCGCGCGCCCTGGTCCTCAGCGAGGGCGTGATCGCGGCGGACGGCCCGACGGGCGAGCTGCTCGCCGACGACGCCCTCATGCGCGCCCACCGGCTGGAGCTGCCCTTCGGGTTCGACCCGCGCTCCGCGACAATGGGCGCGTGA
- a CDS encoding penicillin-binding transpeptidase domain-containing protein, producing MGKRRRVEEQRSKRRPAVAGGMIAVVVAGAGIGVYALYGGAAADDGSAAAANGKQVPRVRADPPSAAEAKTVAERFLTAWQGGEVAQAAAETDDAAAASALLTGYGKDAHVTGVALSAGTATGAKVPFAVKGTVTYKDVKKPLSYASSLTVVRNPKNGKAQVDWHASVVHPDLQDGDRLVTGAAGTPPVKAVDRDGGELTVAKYPSLAPVLDGLREKYGKKAGGKAGVELRVVRGKAAKAKKASDKTLLELSKGTPGTVKTTLSPALQAAAEQQVAKTAKSSVVVLRPSTGEILAVANAGHGFNTAFNGSLAPGSTMKVVTSSLLIEKNLASADKTHPCPKTFTYGGWKFHNDDDFEITGGSFKASFARSCNTAFISQAPELDDDSLTKQAQQVFGLSMNNWAIGVPSFDGSVPVQSKAQMAASLIGQGGVRMNPLNMASVAATVKSGSFHQPYLVAPSVDDRTLAKASRTMSAATLSQLRELMNYTAAAGTAAEAMSGLGPDYGAKTGSAEVDNQDKPNGWFTAYRGDLAAAGVVQAGGHGGDTAGPIVASLLRLGG from the coding sequence GTGGGCAAGAGAAGACGCGTCGAAGAGCAGCGCAGCAAGCGGCGTCCCGCCGTGGCGGGCGGCATGATCGCCGTCGTGGTCGCGGGCGCCGGGATCGGCGTCTACGCCCTGTACGGCGGGGCGGCGGCCGACGACGGCTCCGCCGCGGCCGCCAACGGCAAGCAGGTGCCGAGGGTCAGGGCCGACCCCCCGTCGGCGGCCGAGGCCAAGACCGTGGCCGAGCGGTTCCTCACGGCCTGGCAGGGCGGCGAGGTGGCGCAGGCGGCCGCCGAAACGGACGATGCCGCGGCCGCATCCGCCCTGCTGACCGGCTACGGCAAGGACGCCCATGTCACCGGCGTCGCCCTCAGCGCCGGCACGGCAACGGGCGCCAAGGTCCCGTTCGCGGTCAAGGGCACGGTGACGTACAAGGACGTCAAGAAGCCGCTGTCGTACGCCAGCTCGCTCACCGTGGTCCGCAACCCGAAGAACGGCAAGGCGCAGGTCGACTGGCACGCGTCGGTCGTCCACCCGGATCTTCAGGACGGCGACCGGCTCGTCACCGGCGCGGCGGGCACCCCGCCGGTCAAGGCCGTCGACCGCGACGGCGGTGAGCTGACCGTCGCGAAGTACCCCTCGCTGGCACCCGTCCTGGACGGGCTGCGGGAGAAGTACGGCAAGAAGGCGGGCGGCAAGGCGGGCGTCGAGCTCCGGGTCGTCCGCGGCAAGGCGGCCAAGGCGAAGAAGGCCTCCGACAAGACTCTGCTGGAGCTCAGCAAGGGCACCCCGGGCACCGTGAAGACCACGCTGAGCCCGGCCCTGCAGGCGGCCGCCGAGCAGCAGGTGGCGAAGACCGCGAAGTCGTCGGTCGTCGTGCTGCGCCCCTCCACGGGCGAGATCCTCGCGGTCGCCAACGCCGGTCACGGCTTCAACACCGCGTTCAACGGCTCGCTGGCGCCCGGCTCGACGATGAAGGTCGTCACGTCGTCGCTGCTCATCGAGAAGAACCTCGCGTCGGCGGACAAGACGCACCCCTGCCCCAAGACGTTCACCTACGGTGGCTGGAAGTTCCACAACGACGACGACTTCGAGATCACCGGCGGCTCGTTCAAGGCGAGTTTCGCGCGCTCCTGCAACACCGCCTTCATCAGCCAGGCGCCGGAGCTGGACGACGACAGCCTGACCAAGCAGGCGCAGCAGGTGTTCGGTCTGTCGATGAACAACTGGGCGATCGGCGTCCCGTCCTTCGACGGTTCGGTGCCGGTGCAGTCGAAGGCGCAGATGGCGGCGTCGCTGATCGGCCAGGGCGGGGTCCGGATGAACCCGCTGAACATGGCGTCGGTCGCCGCGACCGTGAAGTCGGGCTCCTTCCACCAGCCGTACCTGGTCGCCCCGTCCGTGGACGACCGCACGCTGGCGAAGGCCTCCCGCACCATGTCGGCGGCCACGCTGTCCCAGTTGCGGGAGCTGATGAACTACACCGCCGCGGCCGGCACCGCCGCCGAGGCGATGTCCGGCCTCGGCCCCGACTACGGCGCCAAGACGGGCTCCGCGGAGGTCGACAACCAGGACAAGCCCAACGGCTGGTTCACCGCCTACCGGGGCGACCTGGCGGCCGCGGGCGTCGTCCAGGCGGGCGGCCACGGCGGCGACACGGCCGGCCCGATCGTGGCGTCACTGCTGCGCCTGGGCGGCTGA
- the cbiQ gene encoding cobalt ECF transporter T component CbiQ — protein sequence MGAGHAHRLYLHGHSAVHGLPPHTKLAAVLAFVVVVVSTPREAMWAFGLYALLLAFVTHRARVPAGLLLKRLLIEAPFVAFAVLMPFVAEGERVDVLGLSLSVDGLWGAWNVLAKGTLGVAASVLLASTTELRELLLGLQRLKLPPLLVQIASFMIRYGDVIADEMRRMRIARESRGFEARGVRHWGVLAKSAGALFIRSYERGERVHLAMISRGYAGSMPVIDEVTASRAQWSYALALPFAALVVCVLGWTL from the coding sequence ATGGGAGCAGGCCACGCCCACCGGCTCTACCTGCACGGACACTCGGCCGTGCACGGTCTGCCGCCGCACACCAAGCTCGCCGCCGTCCTCGCGTTCGTGGTCGTCGTGGTGTCGACGCCCCGGGAGGCGATGTGGGCGTTCGGCCTGTACGCGCTGCTGCTGGCCTTCGTCACGCATCGCGCGCGCGTGCCCGCCGGTCTCCTGCTGAAGCGGCTGCTGATCGAGGCGCCGTTCGTCGCGTTCGCCGTGCTGATGCCGTTCGTGGCGGAGGGCGAGCGGGTGGACGTCCTCGGACTGTCCCTCAGCGTCGACGGACTGTGGGGTGCCTGGAACGTGCTCGCGAAGGGCACCCTGGGCGTCGCCGCGTCCGTGCTGCTGGCGTCCACCACCGAACTGCGGGAGCTGCTGCTCGGGTTGCAGCGGCTCAAACTGCCGCCGCTGCTCGTGCAGATCGCCTCCTTCATGATCCGCTACGGCGACGTCATCGCGGACGAGATGCGGCGCATGCGGATCGCCCGGGAGTCACGCGGCTTCGAGGCCCGGGGAGTGCGGCACTGGGGGGTGCTCGCGAAGTCGGCGGGCGCGCTGTTCATCCGCTCCTACGAACGGGGCGAACGCGTGCACCTGGCCATGATCAGCCGGGGGTACGCCGGCTCCATGCCGGTGATCGACGAGGTGACCGCGTCCCGGGCCCAGTGGTCGTACGCGCTGGCCCTCCCGTTCGCCGCTCTCGTCGTCTGCGTGTTGGGATGGACTCTGTGA